The Lepeophtheirus salmonis chromosome 3, UVic_Lsal_1.4, whole genome shotgun sequence genomic interval gaaaaaattacaactattataattgtataattttacaaaattcatatgagtattttgaaactttccattACAATTATGACGTTGATATTACTTGAGAATATTTGGGATGATTCTATTTGACTTTTGTAATGTGAAAccacatatatcaaaaattagatatactTGACCTAACTATTTTGGATATGCATGACTCTATTTCACCATATTTAAGGAGTTATCCACAAATCCTATTctcatacatttattataacatcatatACATACTTGTTTAATATAAACGATCCCTAAATTCATCGTATAAATAACATACAATATTTTGTCATGGGTTTAAGGAAATTAGATTAGGAATAttcgaaatatttattgtattttatatgtcATGCGGCTCATGCCTATGGCGAAACAATCAGGCTAAGTATCTATTTCAAtagaatttcataaataattttaatatttttatagaactcataataaattaattactttttttttattattcaacaacCGGTCCAAACAGCcataacattcaattattaCTTTTCCCCCTCATCGTTTACTAACTatacttctcaataataatgatggaGGGTTTAAGCACGGACATCTCTACTCTTTGGGTACCTGACTGTAAAAAGTGGCTGACAGTCTTAAAAAGGAATATGaagtttttataactaatatgatTAGGACGGGTAATTGTTTTATTAGacaataaaagataattcaagtAATACATTAACATGTACATAATTAAGTGGAGCCTGATTGAATCTTAGAAATAGTTCTTGAAAAGGACTTGACATTCTTAGCTGTATTCTGATTTGAAGTCCTTTTTCTGCTCCCTTGACGGACCCCATCATTTAGTTGACTGACCAAATTCTTGCCCATCACATTGAAGAGAATTAGCAAAATCTTGCCGTGCAAACTACTCCATTTGTGACCTTGACCGCAAGCAATGGCATTCATAGCTTCAATAGCTGAATCAGAACTATCCAGCATTTCCCCCAAACGTAATTACAAAAGAAGCTCTTGTATTCGAGGTGTTAAGAAGTGAATCATTTCTTTCCTGTACGTTGGTGAGGAAGCTAAATAAAGAATGAGCGTAAAGACAAGTAAGAAATAGGATATCGGTTGGAGTTGATAGCCCTCCtctacttataatttttatcaacttaACCAAATTAACTTGTTCCTCTTCGGATTCAGCCATCAATCTTATGCCAGTGTTAAATGGAGAGTCAAAAAAGAGATCTGTATGATGAACACTTCGTTTTCTTATTGAGAGAGAATGCGATGTATCcagcaaaataaaatacaatgcaTTACTTTCTCCAATGCTGCTCATTTTCTCTAGGTCTGAAGGCTTCCAATCAATGGGAAGTATTTCAACTTACTTTATTCTCGTCTACATCAGCCATCACGTCCTTAATCTCAAAGATAGTCATACAATTGAATTTTACTAGACACTTTACCCTGATTTTCTTTTCTGGCTCCAATATCTGTCTAacactaatataataattagttcCGTCTAGTGGTCTATACCAGCTGAATCTTCCCTTTATACTGTCAGACTGGAACATGGCAACCAATATATAGTCGAAGTCCTTATTCTCCCTATCCAGCAAGATCTGCTGCGGCCAAACAAGTATGCTTAGTTGCCAAAAAAGTATATGTCGTAGATATATAACAACTTCTTCACAATGATTTGAATCACTTAGGCCAACTGAACGATTCAGGGTGTGTTTACCAAACAAGGCCCAATCATCTGATTGCAACCATAGCATTATATTTGTGTTAAGCAAAGAAGCGGCTGCAAAAAGCTCAACATGTGTTGCCTATTCATTGGGTAATGCCATTCTACCAAGATGTTCTTCAACGTTCTCTCCATGgttctttaatttttctgtttttgtcaTCATATGGCTAACAATAGCCTGTCTAATTTCGATATGCAATGACTGTGCCCCAGTTATAGCGAACGATATGCTCctgtaaaaaatgatgaaatattttttaggtttAATTGACATAGACTAGACAAGTTCAGCCTTCATTGACCCATCTAACCCTGAATGAGCTTGTGTAAAATACGTAACGAAAGAAACAATTGCCATCACCATTCATCCTTTcaataatgaaatgtttttagGTTTAATTGACATTGACTAGACAAGTTCAGCTTCATTGGCCCATCTAACCCTGAATGAGCTTGTGTAAAATACGTAACGAAAGAAACAATCGCTATCACCATTCATCCTTTCAAGAGTTGCAGGTTTGATGAGTAaacctccttttttttcttgggcGATGAATGCTCTGATCAGTTAGCTGTAATTGAGCAGCTTTTTCATATTGCCAATAAGCAGTGACAGGGTTGTAATTGCAAAGTGTCCTGTTTTCGATCTTCTCGACTTGTATATCATCTTACGCTgtctctttttcatttttttctctctaagtTTTCATCCTCTTTGGGAGAAGCAAATGGCTTTAAGTTAGAAATGTTTAGCTTTGTCTGaagtatttctccttttttatttttcagggtACAAACTTTGTTGtcttaaatctttaaaataaaataaggccCATGAAAGGTAAAACTGTTTTACCACCTTTCCTGTCCTTTATGTACAGTCTTTCAGTAAAACTTGCTGTTCCTCAGAAAGGTATGAACCAGTCAGTCCTTATCGTTGGTcgtatttagttttttgagtTGCCTGTGGAAGcttgatattattatatgctGTATCAAATgctttttcctttatattaataatcattttcttcACTTTCGTCACTTCATCTTCATTAAGCTCACTCATTTCTTCCTCGTTGTTTCGATAAGCAAAATTGGAATCGTTATCAGTCATGTCACTACCATCTAAatgattggaaaaatatataggcAATATTGGCTGTCTCCCATACACGAGAAAAAATAGTGGCATCTTTGTTGATCGATGTACAGTTGTACGATGAGCAAATAACAATGGGTCAAGACATCTCGACCATCCTTCAGGTTTTCCTTGTAGAACTTTAAGAAGTTTATACTTAACCCCTGCATTCTGCCTCTCCACCAGACCGTTAGCTTGTGGGTGGTAAGCACTTGTTAGTCGTTCATGGATCCCTGTAAGTCGATACAACTCTGTGGATACAGAATTGACAAACTCTCTCCCTTGATCATTAATGTGAATTTTCCCACATGAGTGACGACAAATTAGTTTAAATAGAAAGCTTGCAACTGAAACCGCTGTCTTATCTTTCAAAGGCTCTCCTTTagtccattttgaaaaataatcaatgaccAGTATAAAGTAACGATATTTGTCACATTCAGGAAGTGATGCTAAATCTACTCCTATCTGTTGCATTACTTCTTTTGGAGGAAGAACATTCTGTAATAGAGGTTTCTCTTGCCTCCACTTATTATTAACTTTCTGACACATTCAACAGAACTTGCAATGTTCTTTAATATCAGAGTCCATTGTGCGCCAATAAAATTTTCTGTTTAAAATATTCGTCATAGCCGTTACTCCCCGATGCCCACTCATACTTTGACTTTCAATCCTGTTTCCCAGACCTTCGGAAACACAACAAATTACACATTTCTCTTCAGCTTTTGTAAAGAAAACTCGTACCAAACCTGGGGTGATGTGAGATTGATTAAGAAACGGTATTATGGTGAAAAAAGTTCGTCTGACTAACTTCAACTTTCTCTCCAGTTTTGTCATAATTCTCTTTCTTGTAGAAAAGTTCTTGGTCCATAAGAACAAAGGGTCTACATGCCTTTCGGAAGTTGGCTTTTCCCCCTTTGGTTAATACAGTTGGTGGTCACCTCCCTTCAGGAGatcttgataaataaattcaaatgccACATCCGGCATTATCAACACTTATGGATCGTAACTGAATTTGTTAatgcatttgtaaatataatttcaatcatGTACATATAGAGTGGAGTACTTTGGGATTTATACGGGAGATTACTTAAGTCATTATCCCATATGACAGCGGAACTCTCCAgttccaaataactatttaaatgtaatatcagaatagaatatgctttgTAGACCgaaatatcgagaaaaaaagagaagcgCATTATATTTACGAATCATGTTATCATTTTATCTTAcacttgttttccaatttgTAAAAggactcagtagtaataaagaaatcggGCGTGAGATTGAAGTTTCCAGGTTACATAATTATCTGAATAGACCGTATATCCCAAAGTCcaatttataaatggaattgattcATATAAATCTGATTGCGATGAGTGATTTCTGCattctaatttatatacaatacatcATGGCACTGAACGACtcttattaatggaatatttttcttaaagtagGAAACGAAGGAGAGTTgacttttaataatttcaaagaaagaGCTGTGAATAGAAGTATCTCTGTTCCTTAGTTCTTaaatgtagaagtatacgatcaTTTCATAGAAGATCTGGGGCAAATTATGTATAGGGACGATAATTAACGAGATCAGAAGTCAACATCACAGATCTTATCATAAAGAGGCACTTAACTTAAAGTAGACGAGATCCACCGAGGGAAACACTTGTTCAATCAAGGGATTTCACCTTAAGAGTCAGGATCCTGTAAACAGACCTTGACATTGAAGAGAGTATCAGAAGGCGTGAAAATTGGATATTCCTATCAACGGGAAGGATGGCTCGATTTGGAACCATCCAAACGACCATGAATGAAATGTCTTTTCAACACTTCACTAATCACTTTTCTAACCTCCCTCTTTCTGCTGACAAAAAGAATTCCAAGTCCTACCTACTCGGGTCTGtaggttttgtgactcaaaAAGAAGTTGTTAGTCCCCTTTTCCTCGAGTCATctcctcattatttttttagtgaggTAAGAAATAGTGTTGCGTCAGTCCTTAAATATtatccttcggactgtcagtcactgataaaaaaaagaaaagaattaagTGTAGTGACTTTATCAAGGACCAAATAAGTTTTAGGAAtactgaaatataatataagcaGGACTAAATTGATTAAGTTCGTACCCAACACTAGTAGCATatctgtatataaattatactatagGAATAGAAAGGTGTACAAATTTTCTGTCTGCTGCACATCCTTTGGATTTTCTGAAAAACTTGTAATAATCAAGTTAAACTGATTGCTTTGAGTTGGAGCTATAACTAAGTTAGGAACAGTGTTCATCATGGATCCTATGGAGAGACTCAACGATGTGTCAGTTCAGTTTATGGAGGATAGAAAAGAAATCGAAGATCGTATTGAAAAGCTAAGTTTGGAGCTTAAAGCCAcagggaaaaagaaaaagaacttTTTATCTAAATCATTGAAAGAGATGAAATTGGGCACAATTAATGCTCTTCAAGCCAAGTTGAGGACGAAACTATTTGAAATGGAAGAGTTTCAATCTCgcattcttgaaattttgtctTTGAATCCCccaaataaggaaaaaaaggtACATTTCTTGTACTTGATTTTTATGATTTCTTGACTATTGTCTACTTTTATTAGTTACAtttagaaattgatattttttcgaaGCATCTACCAATTTACCGATTTAGGAGTACAATTTTAGAatccattgaaaaaaatgacGTAACGATACTTGTTGCTGAAACGGGTTCTGGGAAATCGACGCTCGTAACTCAATTTTTGCATACAAATGATGAagatattgtaatatattgttGTCAGCCACGAAAATTAGCAGCAAATGGATTAATGGAGTACACAAATACTTGTCTTGGTAAAATATCTGTCCACCACGTACAGAAGGTCCTTCCATAACGCACTTTTTAAGAACATGAAAATTCTGTTTTATATGAAATCCGGGACTATATTAGTACAAACCCCGTAACatgggatatttaaaaaaaataaagtctacTCTTGAAAACCCTTTAATGGATTTTTCAGCATATTTAGGGCAATAAAAGTACTTACGTACGTAATCAACGAAGATTATTTTCTAAcccatcaaaattaaaaaaatatgtctgaaTATTGTTTTTGACAGAAGAAAACACGTTATGAGAGGAGTACATCCCACTATGAGAGAGCCGCAGTTTgcttaatttatgttatttgataCTGCGTTATGTGGGGGCCCCTGTACGCCtatgctatttttttgtttaatcgtAACCTAGATTTGGACCCAGAGGAAGCAATTGTTGCTTTTGATTTCAACAATTGGGATACTAATTATATTCCTGGAcggtcaaaaattatatttacaaccAATAATGGCCTTTTATCAAGGTGGCGAGAAGATAATTCCTTGAAGGGAATAGATGTAGTGATCATAGATGAAACCCATGAGAGAACTTTATCTACAGATCTTTTACTTGGGATTATGAAGAAATTGAACAAGTGCAATCATTTacgggaaaaaaatattaaaactctcATAATGTCTGCTACTATTGATCCGTcgatattttatgattatttctcAAGCTCTGAAGTCAAAGTAAATTGCATTTCTATTCCTGGAAAAACATTCCCTGTTCaagttatttatgataataCTCCTTTATCAAATCAGCCGAAGGACTACGTTTCACGaacaacttcaaaaataatggaaattcttcaaaatgaagagtTAGGTGATATTTTAGCCTTTCTAGCGACACCACCTGAAATTGAAGAGGCTGTTGATATTCTTCAAGAAGAGTTACGTTCCATTAATAGAGATGTTAAAATTTATCCACTTCATAGTAAGGTCGAGATAAAGGACCAACGAAAGTTGTTTTCCAAGGATGGTgtcttaaaaaatgaacaaagagTGATAATTTCTACCAATATTGCAGAAACGTCTGTAACTTTGCCAGATATAACATGTGTGATTGATTCTGGTCGACATAAGGAGTTTTCATTTGACATGGTTAGAAATGTTGGTGCATTGacattatcctcaatttctcaAAGCTCTGCTCTTCAAAGAAAAGGAAGAGCTGGAAGGACTGGACCTGGAACTTGCTACAGACTCTATACTAAAAATGATTATGataatttcatttcttcttcttcaccgGAAATATTGTGTTTGCCTATGGATCAAGCATTACTCACATTGTTTCATCTTGGATTTTCTAATCCTGAAACTTTTGACTTCATTGATCCGCCATCAAAAGAAGCAATTTCTGTTGGAATAGATTCACTTTCTTCCCTCGGGGCCATAAAAACTCAATGtactactaataaaaattacttgatGACTGAAATTGGTCATAAAATGACAAGACTCAATGTTATTCCCAAATTGGCTCATTTGATTGTTAACACATTAAGTTTGCATAAGGATTTGATATTAGACGTTTTGATCATATGTGGGGTTGTCACTAGAggatatagtatattttatcgTAGTGAAGACTTAGATGAAGCCAAACTTAAAAAGTTAAGATTTTGTAATGGTAAAGGAGATTTCATAACAATGATTGATGCCTTTAAATTGTGGTATGAAGTTCCCAAGAAAGATCGGGGCAAGTGGGCTCTCAGAAATATGATCAGTAATAGAACAATGAAtgatacattaaaatttgttaGTAAAAATGTCAGAATTGTTGAAACTAAGTTTCATCATCGAATTCGTCGAAATGGAGAAGAAATACAATTCGGTTGCAGTAAAGCTAAGTATgatgatattttgaatttaatttattcgtcATTCAAGAAGTCAATTGCTGTTTTTGCTGGACATCCAAAAGCAGGATATATCAACAGTATAAATGGTGATGTCATGAAACTGCATCCCAGTAGTAGTATTAACTGTTTGGAGAGTAGTTTGAAGTATGTTTGctatgataaaattttgaaaacatcacaaaagtttatatttcaCGTGTCCATGGTGAAAAATGAATGGTTGGATGAAGACGATATTTTTATCAACGATCATATTAAGTTGAAGACTGTAAGAAAGTATGAAGGATATTCAATGATGGGGTCCTATACTCTAAAGAAATATGTGTTCCATAAGTTGAAAAAGTTaagaaatgatttaaatattaaaatctcaATCAATTCTGCTGAAAGAGGAatcacaaatttttttgaaatagatataTCACTCGAAAAAGGATCTATTTCGACATGGTGCCATCCAGAAAACGAATCTATTGTCGTACCCTCCGTAAAAAGCTTGTTAAATACTGCTTTAGAAGaggttttaaatgaaaaaatgaatataccattggatgaaaaatcaaatttacttGTGATTGGTGCTTCAGGACTtggaatttatcattttaattcaaaatcttATTCAAGTTTCAAAATAGTTCATAAAAATGAGTCTGATAAAGTAGAATTACCCAttaaacaaattgaagaattaatGACCAACAATGGCatcgattttgattttttaaagcgTAAAGATGAACCATGTTTTTCATTTAAACAAAGTCAAGTAGGCATTCAAGCTAGATCTCTTGTACTTGAACATTATTCAgatgttttaaaatgtatatggaATTCAACGAGCTCAAATCAAACTAGTGTAtggatcaattttaattttagaagttATGGCTCTACTGATGAAGTGGTGGAAgcatttcagaaaaaaattgaccTGGATATGAATATtgcaagtctttaaaaaaagttaattacttaaatttttatcagTGTTTCTACTTAAAAGGGTGCAAGAGTTTTGGCGATGCCTAGCAAGAAATGCTCAAGTGTGAATGTTAGAGTCAACGTTCCTTCTTATGATATTGGTCAAAAGATATTCCAAAATAATAGGGATTTTGCATCATTAGAAAATGGGGAATATATGTCTTCGACTTTATGTGTAAAGCAAGTTTTTGTGATTCCTACACGGGcagttcatttaataaaaatgcaattcAAAGCTTACGAAAGGTTAATATTTACACACATTCACTActtaattgacattttttaaattttcaggaacATGCTCTTTCGTGATAGCGGTGATGATACAATCATTTCTGTATTAGATACTCACTTTTCAAATCATTCTTCAAGCGTCGGTTTGTTGAGTAATACAAAATTTCTTCAATCAATTCAaggtttgaaatatttataataatcagtGGCATTCCTCTAATTTCGGGGGGTAGAGCTGTTACCTATAGAAAATTAGGGTTGGTCTTAGCAATTGAGGGGTCCTATGCGAAACAGATTGCACTAGGCCTAAAACCTAATTGGATAAGGGTAAGGATGATTGAAagattgagttaaaaaaaaagttacttttttataaagaaaagtgcgtagccttttttttaatgatgaatatttCTTTGTAGCTTTAATAATCTATGGTAggtaattacaaattatgataAGGATAATGTAgtattatatctaaaattattagATTGTCAAtcatttatagttataattttagaattttctaGATATTAAAGTAACATGTGGCCCATAATTTGTAGATTGTACACtacgtatgtatatatagatgATCCATTGACCCATGTATTATTatgcataatttgaaattatatacctCTAACTCAATCCAAATCTGAGCTCTTTCTCATGAAAATTTGATCAAAAGTTGTTATGAAATCCTTTGCTTTTGGGATTGTAGTTGGTAAAATTACTTCAttgatagatatatataataaataattgaaatttttgggattatgtcattaataatttattttttgattcttttatgTAAAGAAATATGCTTTATCttgaaaaatcttataaaaataccttatttttttcaaaaacggcAAAATATACGTTTTTAGTTGGAtctttgtattttaatcaataaatatagtattttgaGCAAGTTTGAAGGTGTTCGAACGAACTAAATACcatatttgaagctttttcggcagaattttgattttgtttaatctttttaaaaattgtattggtTGCAAAGTCATGGAATAATGAGTAATGGtgtgataaataaaaatccttatttcatatatatatagtattttttgtaatttgattatattttactatattagAGTATGTTTGATGAATCcttactttcttttttactatatttattaagttatggTTTTTATAAGCCACCATCAATCCATTACATTAACcctacattcaaaaaaatatttaaaatagttttatctttagatggttaaaatttcaaaaaaattgaggaccaactttcttaaaatatttaatgtcaaATACTTAAGTAgttattaactttttcaatatattaaaatataataatattaaaaaaatgtcacataagttttttgatctatttaattgcttttcaattatgtattatacttgGATATCATTACTTTGGTATACGACATActacaaatcaaaaattcatcaaaatccTAAGTTCATCATCTTAAAGACCTCAAAGTTGGATTGAGTTAagaatccaatatttaattgtagTGAGAGATTTATCAATAAAACCACTTATCAAACTTGAGTCCAATTCGTTTCCTCGTAGAATGACCCATATCAGGAGTGTCTTCAAGGAGGGAATGAAAATTATGCAGTGgagaaatggagaaaaaaatttcaaaaaccaagtaCCCGCCTCAcacactcaaaaaaataaaatgaatatatatatatatatgtaatcttgCAGACACCCCTGCATATGTATTAATAATCTACGtcacattttaatttattttattagatcatcaGTCATTttagttatcatttatatattgaaagccatcatttcattttaatgtatttaaactGCATATACTTGATATATTTACGAGTAAATCGTATATAATGTGCCTCTTCGTAAGGCAAGCTGAAGTTCCACCCTCTAACCGCCACTGTTCATACACTTGCCATTTTAATTAGGACTCAAATATGATAATCTCACAATCTGTAACCGTATAGGGATTAAAGTTATACTGGAGAAGTTCAGCTCCTCAT includes:
- the LOC121114888 gene encoding uncharacterized protein isoform X1, with the protein product MDPMERLNDVSVQFMEDRKEIEDRIEKLSLELKATGKKKKNFLSKSLKEMKLGTINALQAKLRTKLFEMEEFQSRILEILSLNPPNKEKKLHLEIDIFSKHLPIYRFRSTILESIEKNDVTILVAETGSGKSTLVTQFLHTNDEDIVIYCCQPRKLAANGLMEYTNTCLDLDPEEAIVAFDFNNWDTNYIPGRSKIIFTTNNGLLSRWREDNSLKGIDVVIIDETHERTLSTDLLLGIMKKLNKCNHLREKNIKTLIMSATIDPSIFYDYFSSSEVKVNCISIPGKTFPVQVIYDNTPLSNQPKDYVSRTTSKIMEILQNEELGDILAFLATPPEIEEAVDILQEELRSINRDVKIYPLHSKVEIKDQRKLFSKDGVLKNEQRVIISTNIAETSVTLPDITCVIDSGRHKEFSFDMVRNVGALTLSSISQSSALQRKGRAGRTGPGTCYRLYTKNDYDNFISSSSPEILCLPMDQALLTLFHLGFSNPETFDFIDPPSKEAISVGIDSLSSLGAIKTQCTTNKNYLMTEIGHKMTRLNVIPKLAHLIVNTLSLHKDLILDVLIICGVVTRGYSIFYRSEDLDEAKLKKLRFCNGKGDFITMIDAFKLWYEVPKKDRGKWALRNMISNRTMNDTLKFVSKNVRIVETKFHHRIRRNGEEIQFGCSKAKYDDILNLIYSSFKKSIAVFAGHPKAGYINSINGDVMKLHPSSSINCLESSLKYVCYDKILKTSQKFIFHVSMVKNEWLDEDDIFINDHIKLKTVRKYEGYSMMGSYTLKKYVFHKLKKLRNDLNIKISINSAERGITNFFEIDISLEKGSISTWCHPENESIVVPSVKSLLNTALEEVLNEKMNIPLDEKSNLLVIGASGLGIYHFNSKSYSSFKIVHKNESDKVELPIKQIEELMTNNGIDFDFLKRKDEPCFSFKQSQVGIQARSLVLEHYSDVLKCIWNSTSSNQTSVWINFNFRSYGSTDEVVEAFQKKIDLDMNIGARVLAMPSKKCSSVNVRVNVPSYDIGQKIFQNNRDFASLENGEYMSSTLCVKQVFVIPTRAVHLIKMQFKAYERNMLFRDSGDDTIISVLDTHFSNHSSSVGLLSNTKFLQSIQGLKYDNLTICNRIGIKVILEKFSSSFDMNHHFEHIKKLEDINHVAIVKEKNASCLSFTIFGGSLSVQHAKKALISYFDEVKGKTLTLPFDGRNGHKGVLPTLIKKYGTNLMRLSIRDGVYNIVICLENKVIQITGQNDVISALDEELNDLFAVNCIEELYFHDSCIICEVSPSAKNNFRLQLCGHNVCHGCLQMLVTSSKIPIKCPIKKCDTVLSVMDIKSAISSSESVKKIFYEKCQKYYLLSSGIKSCPKSECDAFFQVSENNEASICCKTCSSIICSECWVLKYLCDCCAF
- the LOC121114888 gene encoding uncharacterized protein isoform X2; this encodes MDPMERLNDVSVQFMEDRKEIEDRIEKLSLELKATGKKKKNFLSKSLKEMKLGTINALQAKLRTKLFEMEEFQSRILEILSLNPPNKEKKLHLEIDIFSKHLPIYRFRSTILESIEKNDVTILVAETGSGKSTLVTQFLHTNDEDIVIYCCQPRKLAANGLMEYTNTCLDLDPEEAIVAFDFNNWDTNYIPGRSKIIFTTNNGLLSRWREDNSLKGIDVVIIDETHERTLSTDLLLGIMKKLNKCNHLREKNIKTLIMSATIDPSIFYDYFSSSEVKVNCISIPGKTFPVQVIYDNTPLSNQPKDYVSRTTSKIMEILQNEELGDILAFLATPPEIEEAVDILQEELRSINRDVKIYPLHSKVEIKDQRKLFSKDGVLKNEQRVIISTNIAETSVTLPDITCVIDSGRHKEFSFDMVRNVGALTLSSISQSSALQRKGRAGRTGPGTCYRLYTKNDYDNFISSSSPEILCLPMDQALLTLFHLGFSNPETFDFIDPPSKEAISVGIDSLSSLGAIKTQCTTNKNYLMTEIGHKMTRLNVIPKLAHLIVNTLSLHKDLILDVLIICGVVTRGYSIFYRSEDLDEAKLKKLRFCNGKGDFITMIDAFKLWYEVPKKDRGKWALRNMISNRTMNDTLKFVSKNVRIVETKFHHRIRRNGEEIQFGCSKAKYDDILNLIYSSFKKSIAVFAGHPKAGYINSINGDVMKLHPSSSINCLESSLKYVCYDKILKTSQKFIFHVSMVKNEWLDEDDIFINDHIKLKTVRKYEGYSMMGSYTLKKYVFHKLKKLRNDLNIKISINSAERGITNFFEIDISLEKGSISTWCHPENESIVVPSVKSLLNTALEEVLNEKMNIPLDEKSNLLVIGASGLGIYHFNSKSYSSFKIVHKNESDKVELPIKQIEELMTNNGIDFDFLKRKDEPCFSFKQSQVGIQARSLVLEHYSDVLKCIWNSTSSNQTSVWINFNFRSYGSTDEVVEAFQKKIDLDMNIGARVLAMPSKKCSSVNVRVNVPSYDIGQKIFQNNRDFASLENGEYMSSTLCVKQVFVIPTRAVHLIKMQFKAYERNMLFRDSGDDTIISVLDTHFSNHSSSVGLLSNTKFLQSIQGIKVILEKFSSSFDMNHHFEHIKKLEDINHVAIVKEKNASCLSFTIFGGSLSVQHAKKALISYFDEVKGKTLTLPFDGRNGHKGVLPTLIKKYGTNLMRLSIRDGVYNIVICLENKVIQITGQNDVISALDEELNDLFAVNCIEELYFHDSCIICEVSPSAKNNFRLQLCGHNVCHGCLQMLVTSSKIPIKCPIKKCDTVLSVMDIKSAISSSESVKKIFYEKCQKYYLLSSGIKSCPKSECDAFFQVSENNEASICCKTCSSIICSECWVLKYLCDCCAF